A region from the Leptospira stimsonii genome encodes:
- a CDS encoding integrase core domain-containing protein — MLELELSLLLNCILLFRFISGFQNQTQNAMQVLFLKSQLVAFKRKNKKIQTKPFERLKLIFLSWEHPHWKKDLILVSPATFLEWKKNKLKIFWTMISRSKKPGRPNVPWDIIKLIRRVAKENKIWGATKLHGLLLKLGHAFSERTVSKYIPKRPPDPKRRLSWKQFYSLHSDTMIVSDTFTSYSANFKEIFRVVFFLEVGTRQILHFDIHTNPTTNWMKRVLKCAIRKQTKSGKKIRYFLSDNDPLFGKRFSKYLERFGIKHKKTTRYSPWQNCYAERWVKTCRNEFLDYFIPINQYHLEKRLEEFIHFYNHHRTHLALNKDSPILKPPKDGKGKLISTPVLGGLYHTYSYERVA, encoded by the coding sequence ATGCTTGAACTCGAGCTTTCCCTGCTTCTTAACTGTATTTTGCTCTTTCGGTTCATTTCCGGTTTTCAAAATCAAACACAAAACGCTATGCAAGTTCTCTTTCTAAAATCACAACTTGTAGCGTTCAAACGAAAGAACAAAAAGATTCAAACAAAACCATTCGAAAGACTGAAGCTCATCTTTCTTTCTTGGGAACATCCACATTGGAAAAAAGATCTAATTCTTGTTAGTCCCGCAACTTTCTTAGAATGGAAAAAGAACAAACTCAAAATCTTTTGGACAATGATTTCAAGAAGTAAAAAACCGGGAAGACCCAATGTCCCTTGGGACATCATCAAACTCATTCGTAGAGTCGCTAAGGAAAACAAAATCTGGGGCGCGACAAAACTGCACGGTTTGCTTTTAAAGTTAGGACATGCATTTTCAGAAAGAACTGTTTCTAAATACATTCCCAAACGTCCTCCGGATCCTAAAAGGCGACTTTCTTGGAAACAGTTCTATTCCCTTCATTCTGACACGATGATCGTTTCTGATACCTTTACTTCTTACTCTGCAAATTTTAAAGAAATCTTTCGTGTAGTTTTCTTTTTAGAAGTTGGAACAAGACAAATCCTTCATTTTGATATTCATACAAACCCGACTACGAATTGGATGAAACGAGTTTTGAAGTGTGCGATTCGAAAACAAACAAAGTCAGGGAAGAAGATTCGATATTTCTTGTCTGATAACGATCCCTTATTCGGAAAACGATTTAGTAAATACTTAGAAAGATTCGGAATTAAACACAAAAAGACAACCCGTTATTCTCCCTGGCAAAACTGCTATGCGGAACGTTGGGTTAAAACTTGTAGAAATGAATTCTTGGATTATTTCATTCCGATCAATCAATATCATTTAGAAAAAAGGTTAGAAGAGTTTATTCATTTTTACAATCATCATCGAACTCATCTTGCTTTGAACAAAGATTCTCCGATTCTAAAACCGCCTAAAGACGGAAAAGGAAAACTCATTTCCACTCCCGTTCTTGGTGGTCTCTATCATACATATTCTTACGAAAGAGTAGCCTAA